A region of the Bacteroidales bacterium genome:
CAGAACGGGAAAAAGACCTGGAGCATATAAAAGAGTGGATCGTTGTTGCCTCCAAAATGGGGGCTCCCTGTATCCGCCTGTTCGCAGGCAGAAATATGCCTGAGGGCTATTCCCAGGCTGATGTCAATGAATGGGTCGTAGAAGGTCTTACACAGGCGGCTGATTATGGAAAGTATTATGGCGTGATGATCGCCATGCAGAACCACAACGATTTCATCAAAACCTCCGATCACCTCATCGAGATCATGGAAACAGCCAACCACGACTGGCTGGGCTTGCACCTCGACATTGGCAGCCTGCGGCAGGGCAATCCCTATGAAGAAATCAAAAAAGTGGTGCCCTATGCCATTACCTGGCAGATCAAGGAGCTGGTCTATTTTGACGGAAAACCCCGCGAAACCGATCTGAAGAAAGTATTTCAGATAGCCGCAGATGCCGGCTACAGGGGTTATCTGCCGCTGGAAACACTGGGCGAAGGGGATCCCTATAAAAAAGTGGAAAAATTAATCGCCGGGGCAAGAAAGGCCCTTGCGACTGTTGAAACCCCCATGCAGTAATATCCTCAACACGAACATGATTAAAAAGCGGGTTCCATGGCGATACACGCAGAGTTTCCGAATTTGGCATATAAATCAATTTGAAATTCAAACCTTTAATAAACTGGTACACTAATGAACCTTAAAAACATTGAATTATGAGATCACTGATCACGGGAATACTGTTCATATTTATAGCGATTATAGGATTTGCTCAGCAAGATAATCCGATGAACGGCCTGATCTTAACCGGTAAACATCACCCGGGACACGACTGGAAAGAGACAACACCGGTCATTCGATCGGCCCTGGAAAAAGGCGACATGAACGTGGATGTGTCAAAGGATATCGAAGACCTTGCCCGGCTGAACCTCAGCCGGTATGATTTTCTGGTGCTGAACTACAACAACTGGGATGATCCCGAAGGACTGAGCGATGCCTCCAAAAAAGACTTTACGACTTATCTTAAAGAAGGAGGCGGATTGCTGATCATCCACTTTGCCAACGGGGCCTGGCACAAATCCCTGCCTGAAGCAGGCGAATCCGACTGGCCGGAATTCCGCAAAATCTGCCGTAGGGTATGGGATCATGACGGACCCAGCGCTCATGATGCCTACGGAAAATTTACAGTGGAGGTCACCGATGTGGAGCATGAGATCACCGAGGGCATATCGGATTTTCAAACTAAGGACGAACTGTATTACAAACAGGTGGGCGATGAACCGGTGAGTGAGCCTTTGCTGGTGGCTAAATCGGAGGATACAGGCAAAATGGAGCCACAGGCCTGGACCTACCGATACGGTACAGGAAAAATATTCCAAATCCTTTTGGGTCACGATGCAGAATCCCTGTCGGTGCCAGAGGTGCAGCAAATATTGAGAAACGCAGCACAGTGGTCGGGAGAATAAATAATTTCTTCTTATAATATTAACCACAAAGCGCAACGATAAAATCACGGAGAAAATATTTTGCCACCATAGCATAGGAACACCAAACAGCATTAAGTTTATTTTTTGTGGGATTATGTGCTTTAGAGTTTTAGTGGCACTTCATAAACCTGGAAGCTTCGTAATCTCTCGTAGATGACAGTATAAATCTCAATTATAATAAATTATGAAATCAGCTATCCATCTTTTCCTTTTCACCCTGGTTACTTCACTCTTTCTCTCGCTTTCATCAAAAGCTGAAGAAGAGCGAAAGAAGCCCAATGTAATCCTGGTCATAACAGATGATCAGGGCTACGGAGACCTGGCCTGCCATGGCAACTCCATCATTGAAACGCCGAACATGGATGAATTGTACG
Encoded here:
- a CDS encoding sugar phosphate isomerase/epimerase — encoded protein: MKISRRSFMKAASLMPLLAVPAGIRAGVQSPESIDRPKLKLSLNAYSFNRLLQDGEMDLFQLLDFCAENNLDAIDPTGYYFPGYPEVPGDEYINRFKKQAFLQGLDISGTGVRNDFSNPDASEREKDLEHIKEWIVVASKMGAPCIRLFAGRNMPEGYSQADVNEWVVEGLTQAADYGKYYGVMIAMQNHNDFIKTSDHLIEIMETANHDWLGLHLDIGSLRQGNPYEEIKKVVPYAITWQIKELVYFDGKPRETDLKKVFQIAADAGYRGYLPLETLGEGDPYKKVEKLIAGARKALATVETPMQ
- a CDS encoding ThuA domain-containing protein, whose product is MRSLITGILFIFIAIIGFAQQDNPMNGLILTGKHHPGHDWKETTPVIRSALEKGDMNVDVSKDIEDLARLNLSRYDFLVLNYNNWDDPEGLSDASKKDFTTYLKEGGGLLIIHFANGAWHKSLPEAGESDWPEFRKICRRVWDHDGPSAHDAYGKFTVEVTDVEHEITEGISDFQTKDELYYKQVGDEPVSEPLLVAKSEDTGKMEPQAWTYRYGTGKIFQILLGHDAESLSVPEVQQILRNAAQWSGE